From the Mesorhizobium sp. WSM2240 genome, the window TATCCTTCGGGCGGGCGCCCAAGATCGTGTCGCGGCAGGGAAGGTTCAGCGCATCGGTCACGGTGCTGCGAGCTCTTCAAACATGGCTGCCCTTTACGCCGCCAGGCCGGCTATCCTTGTCAAATACGTGGCGGCGATGAGAAGATATCAGGCCGCAGCGGCTCGTAGTGATGTATCCGGGCCGGCCACGACGCTGGAGATGAGTGCAGAGCCGCCCCGAAACGAGCCCTGGACCTGGATAGCTGCGTCAGGCGATTCTGTGCGACGCGTCGAGGCCAGCATGTTCAAACTGTCGACCGGCAGCTATCTCGGCAACTGGTTTTTTGACATCGAGTGCCTTGTTGTGGACTGGCCCACATTTCTTTGCAGTGACGACAGAAAGCGGAAAATGTCGGCGCCCGACCCCGAAACAGTTATTTTCGACGGCATCGAATATAAGCGCCCTTATGCCAGCAGTCATCCGTGATGATGCAGAAGCTCGACATCTAACGTCCGGGGTCCCTCCGGTTCAGCTGCAAGTGTTCTCGATACCTCAAAGCCCAATTCGATGCGGCCGGAATGCCGTCGCCCCTGGCGCAGGTGCCGCCGCTCACAATATCGGCAAATTGCCCCGCCCGTGGGAGGCCGTAACTATTGCCCGCTTGAATGGGCGAAAAAGGATCGGCTGTCATGTCAATCCGCGTATCAACCACAGTGGCTTGCGTTCTCGCCGCAATCACCGTGGCTGCCGACGCAGACTTCCGTTGGGGCATCAACGGGCATCCGATAACGGCCTATCCAGGCGTGCGAATAGAAGTGAGCTCGATCTCATCGAGGATCTTGGCGTGAAGTCCTACCGCCTGGATATTTCGAGCGAAGACAACGCCGATGATTTGGCCGCCCTTATCACCGCAGCAAAAAAACTCGGCATAGATGCTGCCCGTCATCACCCCTCAATGAAGAGGACAATGCCAGGATCAGCCGTTCCGCTCACCAACGAGTCACTGACGATGCTTGCCAAAGCACAACTCCTGACGCGGGTCACCACCGCATCAGCTCCATAAGGCGCATTTCTCGACAGAACGAAGGTGGATCGCGCAGGCAGACAACCAAAAGTACAGTGCCGATCTGCGACGATAAGTTCCTGTGGTCAACGGAAGGCGCCGCTTCCATTTGCAAAAACCTATGCTAGGTTCAACGTGTGCTAGGACAAAGTGGGCGCAACACTGGGCGGTGTTAAGGTGTTCCTGCACTTTCTGAGGGGGGTGCCTGCATGTCTGGTCTGATTGGGCTGAGCGTCATTGGACCAAAAGAATTCAGAAAAATGCTGGAAATTTACGAGCGAGCTTGCCAGGTGAAGGCGAAGCTGCCCGAAACCCATATTGCAAGCATTGCGGCCAACAGGTTGATCGCTGCCTTCCACGATGATGCTGAGGATGATGCTGAGCCAGGTGTGGCCGAGCATCTCTTCCAGAAATGGTTGGTCCAGGCTGCGCCGCAAGGCAACGCTTGATAGACAACAGGCTGACCTGGCGTCCGCTCATGGCGTTGGCCTGTCGGGATAAACGGCGGCCTTGGCGTGTGGTCCAAGATCCTCGCGACTGATCGGCGTTTCGAGCCTGATCCCATTGCTTCGGCATGGGCCGGACACGATCGACGGATCCGCAACGCCGTGACTTTCCCTTTGCCACTTGAATGATCGAACCGTCGTGGCCATTAGCTGGTTTATGAGAGAAGAAATGACGGCCGCGCCAGAGCGTCCTGGCTGTTTGCCCCGCCGCGCCGCAACGCTCAAGAACAGTGTCGGAGAGCTTATGGAGGAGTTGCTCGAGAGTCCCTTTGGGCGACAACTGAGCCGACCGCGATAGGGGAGCCGCTAGGCGGGTGGGGGCACGGCCCCCCTATCCTGCCCCTCAAGTGCGGACAGGCCGCATGAGCAATTTTCACGCGCGCGCAGTTATGATCGACCTGTCCCCAATCTCCCGTCAACGAACTTTTGGACGTAGAATCCGCTCCCGCGGCAGAAGGGAAATGCGTCATAGTTTGCCAAAATGGATGAGGAGCGAGACAAAATATCCAGAACCTGAAAATTAAGCTAAGCTCATGGTATGATCTCTCCGTCAAAGGCAGTACTCGGAACATGGGGTGAGTTAACTGGTTTTTCAAAATAATCTATCGTAAGTTGTGCTTCAGGTGGGACGAATTACAGCTTTTCCATGAACGATCAAACACTGCTTCAATTCATAAAAGCGCATCCTATTGGCGCGTCTTTGACACGGGACGAAAGCGAGCCCTACGCATTTTTGAAGATCGTTGCAAAGGACTATAAGGCGCATTCGGTAATTAGCCGCCAGGGTGAAGTCGACAACAGGATCTTCATCGTTCAATCGGGCTGGGCGTGCCTGCAGCGCGGCCTGCAGAATGGCGACCGCCAGATAATTGATACGCCCCTCAGGGGTGACGTGATAGGGGTAAGAGCCGTCGACGGCCCCAACATCTCCACCCTGTCGGCAATATCGGATGTGTCAATGTTTGAGGTGCCGAGGCGCGCCTTCGCCAGTGCGACGCTCCTTCACCGCCCGTTGGGCAACATGCTGACACGCGCGATCGCGCGCCAGAACTCGATCCTGACGGAGCATCTGATGAACGCCGGACGGCGCAATGCCATGAGCCGGACCGCTCACTTTCTCCTCGAGCTCGAGGAGAGGCTCTCCGCCTATGGCCTCGCATCGGGCAACCGGTATGAATGCCCTCTCACTCAGCAGGAACTTGCAGACATCCTCGGTCTAACGACCGTACACGTAAACCGGACGCTCGGAGAGTTGCGAAAATCGGACATGGTTTCTTTCAAAGCCGGCTTTGTTGAGGTGCTCAGCAGAAAAAAACTTGTGGCGCTTGCTGGTTTCGACAAGGAATACCTCCGGTTGATGTAGTTTCGCCATGGATGGAGCCCATTCGCTGCCGCTGGCGTAAGACAACTGTACGTTTCTGACCGCGGAATTTCTTTTTTTTTAAAATTAACCTATGTTAACGAAAATGCGCCGTTTTTACATACTCTAAGTCTTGGTTCTCGTCCTGCGGGAGCGAAGAGCCAAATAGAAACTACCGCTGGGGCGGAAGTTGCCCAAAGCGCTCGCATACGGGTGGGGAATACAACTTCTCTCTAAGCTTTTTTGTAAGGGGCTCTTGATGGTCGCCTGGTGGCGATCTGCGTGGAAAGGGTGGGTATTTGTATGACTTCCATTACAGGACTACACGACTCCAGTTCACAACAGGGGCATGCAAGGGACGGTGCTAACCTCACACGGTCCGGTTCGCCGGTCGGTCCTGGACCCGGCGCATGGGCCGAGACCCTACTCATCATCGACAGCCGGGCTCTGGACCGGGAATGCCTCGCGAAGGCGCTGATCGATCACAACCTTGGTATGGATGTAAGCGCGATGAGCTCGGTTGAGCAGTGGCGCGCCAAGAAAGCCTCTCATGCGCCCTTGGGCGCGGTCCTTTTCAATCTCGGTGGCCGTAAGGTCACCGATGCCGGCATCTCGGACGAAATTTCGCGAATTGCCGCCGAGTTCCGGTCGGTGCCGGTTGTCATCCTTGCCGATACGGACGACCTGGGACAGATTTTGAAGGCGC encodes:
- a CDS encoding Crp/Fnr family transcriptional regulator, with amino-acid sequence MNDQTLLQFIKAHPIGASLTRDESEPYAFLKIVAKDYKAHSVISRQGEVDNRIFIVQSGWACLQRGLQNGDRQIIDTPLRGDVIGVRAVDGPNISTLSAISDVSMFEVPRRAFASATLLHRPLGNMLTRAIARQNSILTEHLMNAGRRNAMSRTAHFLLELEERLSAYGLASGNRYECPLTQQELADILGLTTVHVNRTLGELRKSDMVSFKAGFVEVLSRKKLVALAGFDKEYLRLM
- a CDS encoding response regulator transcription factor, which produces MTSITGLHDSSSQQGHARDGANLTRSGSPVGPGPGAWAETLLIIDSRALDRECLAKALIDHNLGMDVSAMSSVEQWRAKKASHAPLGAVLFNLGGRKVTDAGISDEISRIAAEFRSVPVVILADTDDLGQILKALECGARGYIPTSVGIDVCVEAIGLAVAGGIFVPASSVLAMRHLLDASGREAPPLTGMFTIRQAEVAQALRRGKANKIIAYELNLRESTVKVHIRNIMKKLKATNRTEVAYKINDLFPPEVNSSSAA